A genomic window from Leptolyngbya sp. BL0902 includes:
- a CDS encoding ATP-binding protein, with protein sequence MTTPNPLSSPPLSATDAGAPKALAPDRCRDCQGRLLQNGFDQLFNAVAAPVAIKDHRHRWRFLNQAYGELLGHTPEDLVGQSESDILPTAVAEVFAITEQQALTTGQKQSAQVIMPSQGSTPRTVIIEVSPVVSSGSDPLLMVTLQDISAQQQVQQLNSDLEQQVAQRTAQLQTALDFEATLKRITDRVRDSLDVNQIMLTAVEELTEALGAKGSNTALYDLEQGTSTIYYEYNSYNSSIPAYQGRVAQMEAFPEVYDQLLGGQYFQFCSMEPNPDRGYVAMLACPILDDRGVLGDLWLINGRDYGFRDIEIRLVQQVANQCAIAIRQARLYEAAQSQVAELERLNTLKDDFLSTVSHELRTPVTSMRVALQLLGASLAQECNLAEELHKPKAEQIRIARYYHILQEECEREISLINDLLDLQRLDVGNHPIQTEPIVLKTWLPSLTDSFITRAKSRDQQLTLNTAPNLPVLHTDLASLERILAELLNNACKYTPPGERIGLRVEPVPDSHQSQVQFVLTNTGVAIPESELARIFDKFYRVPSADPWKQGGTGLGLALVRKLCRYLGGEVAVSSEAQSTCFTVTLPTQFALSR encoded by the coding sequence GTCGGCTGTTGCAGAATGGCTTTGACCAGCTCTTCAATGCCGTGGCGGCTCCGGTGGCCATCAAAGATCACCGCCACCGATGGCGCTTCCTAAACCAAGCCTATGGGGAACTGCTAGGCCACACCCCGGAGGATTTGGTGGGGCAGTCGGAGTCGGATATTTTGCCGACGGCGGTGGCAGAGGTTTTTGCAATCACCGAACAGCAGGCCCTCACGACCGGGCAGAAGCAATCGGCCCAGGTGATCATGCCTAGCCAAGGATCAACCCCGCGCACCGTGATTATTGAGGTGTCTCCGGTGGTATCTTCGGGGAGTGATCCCCTGCTGATGGTGACGCTGCAAGACATTAGCGCCCAGCAGCAGGTGCAGCAGCTCAACAGCGATTTAGAGCAGCAGGTGGCCCAGCGCACCGCCCAACTGCAAACCGCCCTAGACTTTGAAGCCACCCTCAAGCGGATTACCGACCGGGTGCGCGACAGCCTCGATGTCAACCAAATTATGCTGACGGCGGTGGAGGAACTGACCGAAGCCCTGGGGGCCAAGGGGTCGAATACCGCCCTGTACGATCTGGAGCAGGGCACCTCTACGATCTACTACGAATACAACAGCTACAACAGCTCTATCCCCGCCTACCAGGGGCGCGTAGCCCAGATGGAAGCCTTCCCAGAGGTCTACGACCAACTACTGGGCGGCCAGTACTTCCAGTTTTGCTCCATGGAACCCAACCCCGACCGGGGCTACGTGGCGATGCTGGCCTGCCCCATCTTGGATGACCGGGGGGTCTTGGGCGATCTCTGGCTGATCAATGGCCGCGACTACGGTTTTCGGGACATTGAAATTCGCCTGGTGCAGCAGGTGGCTAACCAGTGCGCCATCGCCATTCGCCAAGCGCGGCTGTACGAAGCGGCCCAATCCCAGGTGGCCGAACTAGAGCGGCTGAATACCCTCAAGGACGACTTTCTTAGCACCGTCTCCCACGAATTGCGGACGCCTGTCACCAGTATGCGGGTGGCGCTGCAACTGCTGGGGGCGAGTTTGGCCCAGGAATGCAACCTAGCCGAGGAACTGCACAAACCCAAGGCCGAACAAATTCGCATCGCCCGCTACTACCACATTCTGCAAGAGGAGTGTGAGCGAGAGATCAGCCTGATCAATGACCTGCTCGACCTCCAGCGCCTCGACGTGGGCAACCATCCCATCCAAACCGAGCCGATTGTGCTGAAAACTTGGCTGCCCAGCCTCACGGATAGCTTCATTACCCGCGCCAAAAGCCGGGATCAGCAGCTTACCCTCAACACCGCCCCCAACCTGCCTGTCTTACACACCGACCTCGCCAGCCTAGAGCGCATCCTGGCCGAACTGCTGAACAACGCCTGTAAATACACCCCTCCGGGCGAGCGAATTGGCCTGCGTGTGGAGCCCGTGCCCGATAGCCACCAAAGTCAAGTTCAGTTTGTGCTGACCAATACGGGCGTCGCCATTCCCGAATCGGAACTGGCCCGTATTTTCGATAAGTTCTACCGCGTCCCCAGCGCCGACCCCTGGAAGCAGGGGGGCACCGGGCTGGGGTTGGCCCTAGTGCGGAAGCTGTGCCGTTATCTCGGCGGTGAGGTGGCCGTCTCCAGTGAGGCCCAAAGCACCTGCTTCACCGTCACCCTGCCCACCCAATTTGCCCTCAGCCGCTAG
- a CDS encoding DUF2301 domain-containing membrane protein — MSLPSNPPPTDRSPDAVVYQGQFGPYTITDQDRLGVQIYRGGLGIAALALGAGVLLGLGFPQHPALVQAISLCYTGLWLGLGLSLTTIHIYLVPLHRLLQVFWLVGGVATLAIAHGIDGPLAETVVAYPQTLWGIGFTFAALTGIYIKEAFCFNRLETKLLTPLVPLLLLGHLFGLLSTPAEQALLLLWALLFGVFVLRKLAQPLVPDIGDKSVFAYLKTGTTPGSPTSTADG, encoded by the coding sequence ATGTCTCTCCCCTCCAACCCTCCCCCCACCGACCGGAGCCCAGATGCCGTCGTCTACCAGGGCCAGTTTGGCCCCTACACCATCACCGACCAAGACCGATTGGGGGTGCAGATCTATCGTGGCGGCCTAGGGATAGCCGCACTGGCCCTAGGTGCGGGGGTGCTGCTGGGGCTTGGATTTCCCCAACATCCGGCCCTGGTTCAGGCGATTAGCCTGTGCTACACCGGGCTGTGGCTAGGGCTGGGCCTCAGTTTGACCACCATCCACATTTATCTGGTGCCCCTCCACCGCCTGCTTCAGGTTTTTTGGCTGGTGGGCGGTGTGGCCACCCTCGCCATTGCCCACGGCATTGATGGCCCCCTGGCGGAAACCGTAGTCGCCTACCCCCAAACCCTCTGGGGCATTGGCTTTACCTTTGCGGCGCTGACCGGAATTTATATTAAGGAAGCCTTTTGCTTCAATCGCCTAGAAACTAAGCTGCTGACGCCCCTGGTGCCCTTGCTACTGTTGGGGCACCTCTTCGGCCTGCTGTCCACTCCGGCAGAACAGGCGCTGCTGCTCCTCTGGGCACTGCTGTTTGGGGTGTTTGTCCTGCGTAAGTTGGCCCAGCCCCTTGTCCCCGACATCGGCGACAAATCCGTCTTTGCCTACCTCAAAACGGGAACAACGCCGGGGTCGCCCACCTCAACGGCGGATGGCTGA
- the rbsK gene encoding ribokinase, giving the protein MIYSFGSLNMDLVSQVPHLPTPGETLLGTTFTTVPGGKGANQAVAVARLGMAAALIGRVGNDSFGRSLIQSLNAAGVAAEAISLDAQTPTGVALIVVDDAGQNQIVVVPGANGKVGQREVQSLAVRLRAGDGVLLQLEVPWVAVEAVAQFAQAQGATVILDPAPALGPLPAPLLEAVDWLTPNQTEASQLVGFAVTDVASAWVAAQALRQQGPRQVVVKLGQGGSVVATPNGGFHQPAITVPVVDTVAAGDAFNGGLATAWVGGQSPEQAVQWATAVAAYAVTQRGAQASMPTRAQAEALLAQVPQPHPL; this is encoded by the coding sequence ATGATCTACAGCTTCGGCAGTCTCAATATGGATTTGGTCAGCCAAGTGCCCCATCTACCCACTCCGGGCGAGACGCTTTTGGGTACGACCTTCACCACGGTGCCGGGGGGAAAGGGGGCCAATCAAGCGGTAGCGGTGGCGCGGTTGGGGATGGCTGCGGCCCTGATTGGCCGGGTGGGCAACGACAGCTTTGGCCGCAGTTTGATCCAGAGCCTAAATGCAGCGGGGGTGGCTGCTGAAGCCATTAGTTTAGATGCCCAAACCCCCACAGGCGTCGCCCTCATTGTGGTGGATGACGCTGGCCAAAACCAGATTGTGGTGGTGCCCGGTGCCAATGGCAAGGTCGGCCAGCGGGAGGTGCAAAGTCTGGCGGTGCGGCTGCGGGCAGGGGATGGGGTGCTGCTGCAACTGGAGGTGCCCTGGGTTGCTGTTGAGGCGGTGGCGCAGTTCGCCCAGGCCCAGGGAGCCACCGTCATCCTTGATCCGGCTCCGGCCCTTGGCCCCCTCCCCGCACCCCTCCTGGAGGCGGTGGACTGGCTTACCCCTAACCAAACGGAGGCTAGTCAACTGGTCGGTTTTGCCGTCACCGATGTGGCTTCGGCCTGGGTAGCGGCCCAAGCCCTGCGCCAACAAGGCCCCCGCCAGGTGGTGGTGAAGCTGGGCCAGGGGGGATCCGTGGTGGCTACGCCCAACGGTGGCTTTCACCAGCCTGCCATCACCGTCCCCGTGGTGGATACCGTGGCCGCTGGTGATGCGTTTAATGGTGGTCTAGCCACAGCCTGGGTGGGGGGCCAATCTCCAGAGCAAGCGGTGCAGTGGGCCACCGCCGTCGCGGCCTATGCCGTTACCCAGCGAGGAGCCCAAGCCTCCATGCCTACCCGTGCCCAGGCCGAGGCCCTCCTAGCCCAGGTGCCCCAACCTCACCCCCTCTAA
- a CDS encoding substrate-binding domain-containing protein has protein sequence MAPLRSTLAALTTLALGTTVLSRDLAPVVGGAVALAEASGTLESLSGTLESPVFPIPAQIPADARLTLDGSSSMAVSNEVFQRRLLERYPGLMVQIATSGTDVALDRLRRGEVDVVAMGRRLTPAEQAQGLVEVPIRREKIALMVGPENPLNGGITLDQLAQMFYGEIDNWAALGGPDLPLRFVDRPAASDTRLALGDYPALADRGLNPGPTVVTVAEDSTEAVIAALGNDGIGYAVVSQVQGREDVRLLTVDDVLPTDGRYPYSQPRTYVYDGRNPSPVALAFLGIVTAPDNLIPASVPPPSGDLALADPAQAADNDTSVRPWGRDGQAWGWLLAIPLLGGLLWWLLKHQGRQAVLTAAGKPTEIRGRIILTPRHCRRAYAYWEVPDELRAQQRERGGRTLRLRLLDVTDRDVERHPPARIDSFPVGEDQQDLHLPIPTDNHDYQVELGYVSQEDHWLPLVKSDPVRVPACAASPSEVERPPQALGLAVPPQPGT, from the coding sequence ATGGCTCCTTTGCGATCTACCCTAGCTGCCCTCACGACCCTTGCCCTTGGCACGACGGTCCTTAGCCGGGATCTAGCGCCTGTGGTGGGTGGGGCCGTAGCCCTAGCCGAGGCCTCCGGTACGCTAGAATCCCTGTCCGGTACGCTAGAGTCTCCGGTTTTTCCTATCCCTGCCCAAATTCCCGCCGATGCTCGACTCACCCTAGACGGCTCCTCTAGCATGGCCGTGAGCAATGAGGTGTTCCAGCGGCGGCTCCTAGAACGGTACCCCGGCCTGATGGTGCAGATCGCCACCAGCGGCACCGATGTGGCCCTAGATCGCCTGCGGCGGGGGGAGGTGGATGTGGTGGCTATGGGCCGTCGGCTCACCCCAGCAGAACAGGCCCAGGGCTTGGTGGAGGTACCCATTCGCCGGGAGAAAATCGCCCTCATGGTGGGGCCAGAAAACCCCCTGAATGGCGGCATCACCCTCGACCAACTGGCCCAGATGTTCTATGGCGAGATTGATAATTGGGCGGCGTTGGGTGGCCCTGACCTCCCCCTGCGGTTTGTGGATCGGCCTGCTGCCAGCGACACCCGCCTGGCCCTAGGTGACTACCCTGCCTTGGCCGACCGGGGGCTCAACCCTGGCCCCACGGTGGTCACGGTGGCTGAGGACAGCACCGAGGCGGTGATTGCTGCCCTGGGGAATGACGGTATAGGCTATGCCGTAGTATCCCAGGTGCAGGGCCGGGAGGATGTACGGCTGCTGACGGTGGATGATGTGCTGCCCACCGATGGCCGCTATCCCTACTCCCAACCTCGCACCTATGTCTATGATGGCCGTAACCCCAGCCCGGTTGCCCTGGCTTTTCTGGGCATTGTAACGGCCCCCGATAACCTAATCCCGGCCTCCGTTCCCCCGCCCAGCGGTGATCTCGCCCTCGCTGACCCAGCCCAGGCGGCGGATAACGACACCTCCGTCCGTCCTTGGGGGCGCGACGGGCAAGCCTGGGGATGGTTACTGGCCATTCCTCTCCTCGGCGGGCTGCTGTGGTGGTTGCTCAAGCACCAGGGTCGGCAAGCGGTGCTCACGGCGGCGGGCAAGCCAACGGAGATCAGGGGGCGAATTATTCTCACCCCTCGCCACTGCCGCCGTGCCTACGCCTACTGGGAAGTGCCGGATGAACTCCGGGCTCAACAGCGGGAGCGGGGCGGACGGACTCTAAGACTTCGACTGTTAGATGTAACCGACCGCGATGTGGAACGCCATCCCCCTGCCCGCATCGACTCCTTCCCCGTCGGTGAGGATCAGCAGGATTTGCATCTGCCCATCCCCACCGACAACCACGACTACCAGGTGGAACTGGGCTATGTCAGCCAGGAAGACCACTGGTTGCCCTTGGTCAAATCTGACCCTGTGCGCGTTCCGGCCTGTGCGGCATCGCCCTCGGAGGTGGAACGCCCACCCCAGGCGCTAGGGTTGGCTGTACCGCCTCAGCCAGGGACATAA
- a CDS encoding SH3 domain-containing protein gives MKGFLIGLSKLILGVVIALALLSMAGVATARYFMARLAVLPPKPLYGAELPAPPPPEPVDLAPAAAPEATAPESAAPAEAPPAVADEPAPPAEALPPGSYQAVVSQPIGLIIRSGPGTEHGQVGGVDYNASVVVLEEPANQGWIKVRVVSSGAEGWVKAGNTRRQE, from the coding sequence ATGAAAGGATTTTTGATCGGCCTGTCAAAACTGATTTTAGGGGTTGTTATTGCCCTGGCCCTGCTGTCTATGGCCGGGGTGGCCACAGCGCGATACTTTATGGCCCGGTTGGCCGTCTTGCCCCCCAAACCCCTCTACGGAGCTGAGTTGCCCGCACCGCCCCCGCCGGAACCCGTAGATTTGGCCCCCGCCGCCGCCCCAGAGGCCACCGCCCCAGAGTCCGCCGCCCCCGCTGAAGCTCCGCCAGCGGTAGCCGATGAGCCTGCCCCCCCCGCCGAAGCCCTGCCCCCCGGCAGCTACCAGGCGGTTGTTTCCCAGCCCATTGGGTTAATCATTCGCTCTGGCCCCGGCACCGAGCATGGCCAAGTGGGCGGGGTAGACTACAACGCATCGGTGGTGGTGCTAGAGGAACCCGCTAACCAGGGCTGGATTAAGGTGCGCGTGGTATCGTCGGGGGCTGAGGGCTGGGTGAAGGCGGGCAATACCCGCCGTCAAGAGTAG
- a CDS encoding DUF427 domain-containing protein, which produces MAKVMWNGVLLAESNQCETVEGNLYFPPSALKMDYFQPISKTTICGWKGTAQYYDIVVDGQVNAGAAWYYADPKPAANNIKGHVAFYRNKVTIEP; this is translated from the coding sequence ATGGCCAAGGTTATGTGGAATGGCGTCCTTCTCGCCGAAAGCAACCAGTGCGAAACCGTGGAAGGAAACCTCTATTTTCCCCCCAGCGCTCTCAAGATGGACTATTTTCAGCCCATTTCTAAAACAACGATCTGCGGATGGAAGGGCACTGCTCAATACTATGACATCGTGGTAGACGGCCAAGTCAACGCGGGTGCAGCTTGGTACTACGCTGACCCCAAACCTGCGGCCAACAACATCAAAGGCCACGTTGCCTTCTACCGCAACAAAGTCACCATCGAACCCTAG
- a CDS encoding RNA methyltransferase gives MGLDQLAHLRIVLVEPAGPRNVGSVARVMANMGLRHLVLVNPQCDPTSAEAVHMAVHGQAVLAAAQVVNTLPDALVGCHRAAATTGRIHPQHHGLETPEAVLPWLLPQEAHLHHPTALIFGPEDRGLSNEELIYAQRWIRIPASATYPSLNLAQAVAVCSYLLHRQAEAQPGFLLEGSPPSSPVPKRPVPSPRSSAEAEAVATLDQIEGFHQDLETILLKIGYLYPHTAASRMAKLRQLLHRAEPNSQELAMLRGVLRQVNWAITHGPRSS, from the coding sequence ATGGGACTAGATCAACTGGCACACCTGCGCATTGTGCTCGTGGAGCCAGCGGGGCCTAGGAATGTGGGGTCGGTGGCGCGGGTGATGGCGAATATGGGGCTGCGTCATTTGGTGTTAGTCAATCCCCAGTGCGACCCCACCAGTGCAGAAGCGGTACACATGGCGGTGCATGGTCAGGCGGTGTTGGCAGCGGCCCAAGTGGTCAATACCCTGCCAGACGCCTTGGTGGGCTGTCATCGGGCAGCGGCGACCACGGGACGCATCCACCCCCAGCACCACGGGCTCGAAACGCCGGAGGCGGTGCTGCCCTGGCTATTGCCCCAGGAAGCCCATCTCCACCACCCCACGGCCCTCATCTTTGGCCCAGAGGATCGCGGCTTGAGCAACGAGGAGCTGATCTATGCCCAACGATGGATCCGAATTCCCGCTAGCGCCACCTATCCCTCCCTCAACCTAGCCCAAGCGGTAGCCGTTTGTAGCTACCTGCTGCATCGTCAAGCGGAGGCCCAACCAGGATTTTTGCTAGAGGGTTCCCCCCCGTCCTCCCCCGTACCAAAGCGTCCTGTCCCTTCTCCCCGTTCCTCAGCCGAGGCCGAGGCCGTCGCCACGCTGGATCAAATTGAAGGATTTCACCAAGATCTAGAGACGATTTTGCTCAAGATCGGTTATCTTTACCCCCATACTGCTGCCAGTCGCATGGCTAAGCTAAGGCAACTGCTGCACCGGGCTGAACCGAATTCCCAAGAATTGGCTATGCTTAGGGGCGTTTTGCGGCAGGTAAATTGGGCCATCACCCACGGCCCTCGCTCCTCCTAG
- a CDS encoding serine hydrolase, with translation MAQHDDFSTSPSRPSSPSETGASTAPGWSGARGVGRSPDAPAGEDWRYRPSPTARRRNQWRQYKHMTPDFGPSTPDLDTPDPLASPLVSSPAPSSAKAAALPSFNLKGSAAQGASAPAPAQSSLRPAGLQGSVTPPPQRPLAQHSVAPTSRAATPNPVAPSRHPHSTPQGQPGTTPFPPRPGSVPTAGSAPTNVTPLRSAKNARRRTTGIATGVAAAAAATTAGLAALAAPPRPEGGARQQRFSPQRRLAKLPQPALYAIRLAILGIGVAAIAGTLLSVFSPSNVASNRSDLTTTATANRRSGGAALPGQGAVSIAAIQPSTELTRLKAQLDQLATLTPGLTPGVYAFDIDSGRYVDLNGTQAVAAASTIKVPILVAFLQQVDAGNLALNQAVVLQDRHVAGGSGTLANDAIGSEYTALDIATRMIVHSDNTATNMMIEALGGLEAVNQQFTTWGLESTALRNPLPDLEGTNTTSTRDLALLMALVDQGDLLSRRSRERLFSIMQRTVNRSLIAFSLTDGSLVANKTGDIALALGDVALVDTPNGNRYALAIMVQRPNNDGRASELIRRITDTVHRELNQPIAPVGRPASSSTESGAEGSPASSEVNPAGSLGDGEGSMEGGMEAVPSDLTPSQPAPSRGGRPGTTPSGDQIPPG, from the coding sequence ATGGCACAGCACGACGACTTTTCTACCTCTCCCTCTCGGCCTAGTTCCCCCAGCGAGACCGGAGCATCTACCGCCCCAGGCTGGAGCGGGGCCAGGGGCGTTGGTCGCAGCCCCGATGCGCCCGCTGGCGAAGATTGGCGGTATCGCCCTTCACCAACAGCCCGCCGCCGCAACCAGTGGCGACAGTATAAGCATATGACCCCTGACTTTGGCCCCTCTACCCCAGATCTCGATACCCCAGATCCCCTGGCCTCACCGCTTGTATCCTCCCCAGCGCCGTCTTCGGCCAAGGCTGCGGCCCTCCCCAGCTTCAACCTGAAGGGCAGTGCGGCCCAGGGAGCCAGCGCCCCGGCTCCGGCCCAGTCTTCCCTGCGTCCGGCGGGGTTGCAGGGCTCCGTAACGCCACCCCCCCAGCGTCCTCTGGCTCAGCATTCCGTTGCCCCCACGTCCAGAGCCGCTACCCCCAACCCCGTGGCTCCTAGTCGGCACCCCCACAGCACCCCCCAGGGCCAGCCCGGAACGACCCCGTTCCCCCCTCGCCCTGGGTCAGTTCCAACCGCTGGGTCGGCCCCGACCAACGTAACGCCGCTGCGGTCGGCCAAGAATGCCCGTCGCCGGACGACCGGGATCGCCACCGGAGTGGCAGCGGCGGCGGCGGCCACCACGGCTGGTCTAGCGGCCTTGGCTGCCCCACCTCGGCCTGAAGGCGGAGCCCGGCAGCAGCGGTTTTCTCCCCAGCGGCGGTTGGCCAAGCTGCCCCAGCCCGCCCTCTATGCCATTCGGCTGGCCATTTTGGGGATTGGGGTAGCCGCTATTGCGGGCACCCTGCTGTCGGTGTTCAGCCCTAGTAATGTGGCCTCCAACCGGAGCGATCTGACCACTACCGCCACCGCCAATCGCCGCAGTGGGGGGGCCGCTCTTCCAGGCCAGGGGGCTGTGAGCATTGCTGCCATCCAGCCCAGCACAGAACTCACGAGGCTGAAGGCCCAACTCGACCAGCTTGCCACCCTCACCCCCGGCCTGACGCCTGGAGTCTACGCCTTTGATATCGATTCAGGCCGCTATGTAGACCTCAATGGCACCCAGGCCGTGGCGGCAGCCAGCACCATCAAAGTGCCCATTTTGGTGGCTTTTTTGCAGCAGGTAGATGCGGGCAATCTGGCTTTAAACCAGGCTGTCGTGTTGCAGGATCGCCATGTGGCAGGAGGGTCGGGCACCCTAGCCAACGATGCCATCGGCAGCGAATACACCGCCCTTGACATTGCTACCCGCATGATTGTCCACAGCGACAACACAGCCACCAACATGATGATCGAAGCCCTGGGTGGCCTGGAGGCAGTCAATCAGCAGTTCACGACCTGGGGGCTAGAGTCCACGGCCCTCCGTAATCCGTTGCCCGACCTTGAGGGAACCAACACCACCAGCACCCGCGACTTGGCCCTACTGATGGCCCTGGTCGATCAGGGCGATCTGCTGAGTCGGCGGTCGCGGGAGCGACTGTTCAGCATCATGCAGCGTACCGTTAACCGTAGCCTGATTGCCTTTAGCCTCACCGATGGTTCCCTCGTGGCCAACAAAACAGGCGATATTGCCCTAGCCTTGGGGGATGTGGCCCTGGTGGATACCCCCAACGGCAACCGCTATGCCCTCGCGATTATGGTGCAGCGCCCCAACAACGATGGCCGTGCCAGCGAGCTCATTCGCCGCATTACCGACACCGTACACCGGGAACTCAATCAACCGATTGCCCCGGTGGGTCGCCCTGCTAGCTCCAGTACAGAATCCGGGGCTGAGGGTAGTCCAGCCAGTTCTGAGGTAAATCCAGCGGGTTCTTTAGGCGACGGCGAGGGCAGCATGGAAGGCGGCATGGAAGCGGTGCCTAGCGATCTAACCCCATCTCAGCCCGCCCCCAGCCGGGGTGGTCGCCCCGGAACGACCCCCAGCGGCGATCAAATTCCTCCGGGCTAG